A single genomic interval of Sceloporus undulatus isolate JIND9_A2432 ecotype Alabama chromosome 2, SceUnd_v1.1, whole genome shotgun sequence harbors:
- the LARP4 gene encoding la-related protein 4 isoform X7 — protein MLERLQKARLWKFNFLIFWLGLLCVKMQVTSKGASLNPNAKVWQESVQGNSEAAPATNGTEQSWQETATVPSNCTEGNAEVADDGAKQYEAMYSSSELSRNSSGVEETAANGMVLAQEDLGYQLYDVSGESSTLIPPEDLKECLKKQLEFCFSRENLSKDLYLMSQMDSDQFIPIWTIANMEGIKKLTTNMDLIVEVLRSSPIVQVDEKGEKVRPNHKRCIIILREIPETTPVEEVKALFKNESCPKVISCEFAHNNNWYITFQSDTDAQQAFKYLREEVKTFQGKPIMARIKAINTFFAKNGYRVVDSSVYVQPVQTQAQFASPLFMQPVYSPQQYSIYSLVPQTWSPNPAPYFETPLAPFPNGGFVNGFSSPGSYKTSAAALSISRPFHRNRVKPHFRLSSNSEHSAEITSAVNTVPVGDGQLHRANSRNFQTDRQANTLSGNQEQSYSLKDSSVTQMEQNGDYGMGRGRRNIFRGRRRREDDRFSRPQPSVETKTLTPKFDLLASNFPPLPGSMIKTQGDPALESRMSDIVKGISKEKENKELTVNCLTSTQEEQGQTVHPVVSASSPCGIDVPGLSATQPDKKLEEVHVQKEAASQTSPPSSEPRKLSYAEVCQKPPKEIAPVPVQPLRELRTNVTSPAKIEENGTHEKTGEKTHEKHEGRVKDFAAFKGSGPPKGGPAGKIREQRRQCGHRSSPQGAPRRIGKEQYGPPRSPKEN, from the exons TATTTTCTGGCTTGGGCTTCTCTGTGTCAAGATG CAGGTAACATCGAAAGGTGCCAGCTTAAATCCTAATGCAAAAGTATGGCAGGAAAGCGTGCAAGGAAACTCAGAAGCGGCACCAGCAACTAATGGCACTGAGCAGTCATGGCAAGAGACAGCAACTGTGCCAAGCAATTGTACAGAGG GTAATGCTGAGGTTGCAGATGATGGTGCTAAGCAGTATGAAGCAATGTATTCATCTTCTGAACTGTCTAGAAACAGTTCAGGGGTTGAGGAAACAGCTGCTAATGGCATGGTTTTGGCACAGGAGGATCTTGGATACCAACTCTATGATGTTTCTG GTGAAAGCAGTACTCTCATTCCTCCAGAAGACCTGAAAGAATGTTTGAAGAAACAACTAGAGTTCTGCTTCTCACG TGAGAATCTATCCAAGGATCTTTACTTGATGTCTCAAATGGACAGTGATCAATTTATTCCAATATGGACAATCGCCAACATGGAAGGAATTAAGAAACTGACAACCAATATGGATCTTATTGTGGAAGTACTGAGAT cTTCTCCTATAGTCCAAGTAgatgagaaaggagaaaaagttaGGCCAAACCACAAACGATGCATTATTATTCTTCGTGAGATCCCTGAAACAACACCAGTGGAG GAAGTAAAGGCactgtttaaaaatgaaagctgTCCCAAAGTGATAAGTTGTGAATTTGCTCACAATAACAACTGGTACATTACATTCCAGTCAGATACTGATGCACAGCAG GCTTTTAAATACTTACGGGAAGAAGTTAAAACCTTTCAGGGCAAGCCAATAATG GCCAGGATAAAAGCCATCAACACATTTTTTGCAAAGAATGGTTACCGGGTGGTGGATTCCAGTGTATACGTTCAACCCGTTCAAACACAAGCACAGTTTGCCTCACCACTGTTTATGCAGCCTGTATATAGTCCTCAGCAGTACTCCATCTACAGTCTTGTGCCTCAGACATGGTCTCCAAACCCTGCACCTTATTTTGAAACACCACTA GCTCCATTTCCCAATGGTGGATTTGTTAATGGCTTCAGCTCACCAGGTTCATACAAGACAAGTGCTGCCGCTTTGAGTATAAGCCGCCCATTCCATAGAAATCG TGTGAAGCCTCATTTTCGTTTGTCGAGCAACTCTGAACACTCAGCGGAAATAACATCCGCAGTCAACACTGTGCCAGTAGGGGATGGACAATTGCACAGAGCCAACTCCAGGAATTTTCAGACAGATCGGCAAGCTAATACATTATCAGGAAATCAAGAGCAAAGCTATTCACTGAAGGATTCTTCTGTCACTCAGATGGAGCAGAATGGTGATTATGGCATGGGCAGAGGAAG GAGGAATATTTTCAGAGGTCGAAGGAGACGGGAAGATGACAGATTTTCA CGACCTCAGCCTTCAGTTGAAACCAAGACGTTGACACCAAAGTTTGACTTACTTGCCTCGAATTTCCCTCCCTTGCCTGGTAGCATGATAAAAACACAAGGAGACCCAGCCTTGGAGAGCCGGATGTCAGACATTGTTAAAGGAATAAGCAAAGAAAAG GAAAACAAAGAGTTGACAGTCAATTGTCTAACATCTACTCAGGAAGAGCAGGGGCAAACTGTTCATCCTGTTGTGAGTGCCAGTTCTCCCTGTGGGATTGATGTTCCTGGATTAAG TGCCACGCAGCCAGACAAGAAGCTAGAAGAGGTCcatgtgcaaaaagaagctgcaagccAGACTTCTCCACCTTCATCG GAACCCAGGAAACTCAGTTATGCTGAAGTCTGCCAGAAACCCCCAAAAGAAATAGCTCCAGTTCCTGTTCAGCCACTTAGGGAGCTGCGTACTAATGTAACTTCGCCTGCCAAAATAGAAGAAAATGGCACCCATGAGAAGACTGGAGAGAAGACACATGAGAAACATGAAGGACGGGTGAAGGACTTTGCTGCCTTCAAGGGCAGTGGGCCTCCTAAGGGGGGACCTGCAGGAAAAATCAGGGAACAGAGGCGCCAGTGTGGACATAGGTCTTCTCCTCAGGGAGCGCCTCGGCGTATTGGCAAGGAACAATATGGGCCACCTCGATCACCAAAGGAAAACTGA
- the LARP4 gene encoding la-related protein 4 isoform X9, whose product MLERLQKARLWKFNFLIFWLGLLCVKMQVTSKGASLNPNAKVWQESVQGNSEAAPATNGTEQSWQETATVPSNCTEGNAEVADDGAKQYEAMYSSSELSRNSSGVEETAANGMVLAQEDLGYQLYDVSGESSTLIPPEDLKECLKKQLEFCFSRENLSKDLYLMSQMDSDQFIPIWTIANMEGIKKLTTNMDLIVEVLRSSPIVQVDEKGEKVRPNHKRCIIILREIPETTPVEEVKALFKNESCPKVISCEFAHNNNWYITFQSDTDAQQAFKYLREEVKTFQGKPIMARIKAINTFFAKNGYRVVDSSVYVQPVQTQAQFASPLFMQPVYSPQQYSIYSLVPQTWSPNPAPYFETPLAPFPNGGFVNGFSSPGSYKTSAAALSISRPFHRNR is encoded by the exons TATTTTCTGGCTTGGGCTTCTCTGTGTCAAGATG CAGGTAACATCGAAAGGTGCCAGCTTAAATCCTAATGCAAAAGTATGGCAGGAAAGCGTGCAAGGAAACTCAGAAGCGGCACCAGCAACTAATGGCACTGAGCAGTCATGGCAAGAGACAGCAACTGTGCCAAGCAATTGTACAGAGG GTAATGCTGAGGTTGCAGATGATGGTGCTAAGCAGTATGAAGCAATGTATTCATCTTCTGAACTGTCTAGAAACAGTTCAGGGGTTGAGGAAACAGCTGCTAATGGCATGGTTTTGGCACAGGAGGATCTTGGATACCAACTCTATGATGTTTCTG GTGAAAGCAGTACTCTCATTCCTCCAGAAGACCTGAAAGAATGTTTGAAGAAACAACTAGAGTTCTGCTTCTCACG TGAGAATCTATCCAAGGATCTTTACTTGATGTCTCAAATGGACAGTGATCAATTTATTCCAATATGGACAATCGCCAACATGGAAGGAATTAAGAAACTGACAACCAATATGGATCTTATTGTGGAAGTACTGAGAT cTTCTCCTATAGTCCAAGTAgatgagaaaggagaaaaagttaGGCCAAACCACAAACGATGCATTATTATTCTTCGTGAGATCCCTGAAACAACACCAGTGGAG GAAGTAAAGGCactgtttaaaaatgaaagctgTCCCAAAGTGATAAGTTGTGAATTTGCTCACAATAACAACTGGTACATTACATTCCAGTCAGATACTGATGCACAGCAG GCTTTTAAATACTTACGGGAAGAAGTTAAAACCTTTCAGGGCAAGCCAATAATG GCCAGGATAAAAGCCATCAACACATTTTTTGCAAAGAATGGTTACCGGGTGGTGGATTCCAGTGTATACGTTCAACCCGTTCAAACACAAGCACAGTTTGCCTCACCACTGTTTATGCAGCCTGTATATAGTCCTCAGCAGTACTCCATCTACAGTCTTGTGCCTCAGACATGGTCTCCAAACCCTGCACCTTATTTTGAAACACCACTA GCTCCATTTCCCAATGGTGGATTTGTTAATGGCTTCAGCTCACCAGGTTCATACAAGACAAGTGCTGCCGCTTTGAGTATAAGCCGCCCATTCCATAGAAATCGGTAA